One window of Zalophus californianus isolate mZalCal1 chromosome 3, mZalCal1.pri.v2, whole genome shotgun sequence genomic DNA carries:
- the LOC118356787 gene encoding LOW QUALITY PROTEIN: C-X-C chemokine receptor type 2-like (The sequence of the model RefSeq protein was modified relative to this genomic sequence to represent the inferred CDS: deleted 1 base in 1 codon): MIVLMNDLWNATDEWDYDEFGNFSGTPPTETYSPCRIDNETHNKYAVVVTYALVFVLSLLGNSLVILVVLHSRVSQSVTDVYLLNLAIADLLFALTLPLWAASKAKGWIFGTPLCKVVSLLKEVNFYSGILLLACISVDRYLAIVHATRTLTQKRHWVKFICLGIWALSLILSLPIFVFRRAVNPPYSSPVCYEDMGANTTKLRIVMRALPQTFGFLLPLVVMLFCYGLTLRTLFQAHMGQKHRAMRVIFAVVLVFLLCWLPYNLVLVADTLMRLRVIKETCERRNDIGRALDATEILGFLHSCLNPFIYAFIGQKFRHGLLKIMAFHGLISKEFLSKDGRPSFVGSSSANTSTTF, from the exons ATGATTGTCTTGATGAATGATCTATGGAATGCTACCGATGAGTGGGATTatgatgaatttggaaatttcagCGGCACACCACCAACAGAAACATATAGTCCCTGTAGGATAGACAATGAGACACACAACAAGTACGCAGTGGTGGTCACCTATGCCCTGGTCTTCGTGCTGAGCCTGCTGGGAAACTCCCTAGTGATACTGGTTGTCTTACATAGTCGGGTCAGCCAGTCTGTCACTGACGTCTACCTGCTGAACCTGGCCATAGCCGACCTGCTCTTCGCCCTGACCTTGCCTCTCTGGGCCGCCTCCAAGGCAAAGGGCTGGATCTTTGGCACACCCCTGTGCAAGGTG GTCTCGCTCCTGAAGGAAGTCAACTTCTACAGTGGTATTTTACTACTGGCCTGCATCAGCGTGGACCGCTACCTGGCCATTGTCCATGCCACACGCACGTTGACCCAGAAGCGGCACTGGGTCAAGTTCATATGCTTAGGCATCTGGGCCCTGTCCCTGATCCTGTCCCTACCCATCTTCGTCTTCCGCAGGGCCGTCAATCCCCCCTACTCCAGCCCAGTCTGCTACGAGGACATGGGTGCCAATACAACAAAACTGCGGATAGTGATGcgggccctgccccagacctttGGCTTCCTCCTGCCGCTGGTGGTCATGCTGTTCTGCTATGGGCTCACCCTGCGCACCCTGTTTCAGGCCCACATGGGGCAGAAGCACCGGGCCATGCGGGTCATCTTCGCTGTCGTGCTTGTCTTCCTGCTCTGTTGGCTGCCCTACAACCTGGTCCTGGTCGCAGACACCCTCATGAGGCTCCGGGTGATCAAGGAGACTTGTGAGCGCCGCAATGACATTGGCCGGGCCCTGGATGCCACCGAGATTCTGGGCTTCCTCCACAGCTGCCTCAATCCCTTCATCTACGCCTTCATTGGCCAGAAGTTTCGCCATGGACTCCTCAAGATCATGGCCTTCCATGGGCTCATCAGCAAGGAGTTCTTGTCCAAGGACGGCAGGCCTTCCTTTGTTGGCTCTTCTTCAGCAAACACTTCTACTACCTTctaa